One part of the Vitis riparia cultivar Riparia Gloire de Montpellier isolate 1030 chromosome 6, EGFV_Vit.rip_1.0, whole genome shotgun sequence genome encodes these proteins:
- the LOC117915939 gene encoding N-carbamoylputrescine amidase, with product MAAVGREVEKREGRMEGNRVVVVSALQFACTDDVPTNLNTAERLVRAAHRVGANIILIQELFEGYYFCQAQREDFFQRAKPYKGHPTILRMQKLAKELGVVIPVSFFEEANNAHYNSIAIVDADGTDLGIYRKSHIPDGPGYQEKFYFNPGDTGFKVFETKFAKIGVAICWDQWFPEAARAMVLQGAEILLYPTAIGSEPQDTGLDSRDHWKRVMQGHAGANLVPLVASNRIGKEIIQTEHGNSEITFYGNSFIAGPTGEIVIAAGDKEEAVIVAQFDLDKIKSKRYSWGIFRDRRPDLYKVLLTLDGSKP from the exons ATGGCGGCTGTGGGTAGAGAAGTAGAGAAGAGGGAAGGGAGAATGGAGGGAAACAGAGTAGTGGTGGTTTCAGCTCTGCAATTCGCCTGCACCGACGACGTCCCCACTAACCTCAATACCGCTGAAAg GTTGGTGAGAGCTGCTCACAGGGTGGGtgcaaatattattcttattcaG GAACTATTTGAAGGATATTACTTCTGTCAAGCACAGAGGGAGGATTTCTTTCAGCGAGCAAAGCCTTACAAGGGTCATCCTACAATTCTGAG GATGCAAAAACTTGCAAAAGAGTTGGGAGTAGTGATACCAGTTAGCTTCTTTGAAGAGGCAAACAATGCTCATTACAATTCAATTGCCATAGTTGATGCTGATGGCACTGATCTTGGAATCTACAGAAAGTCCCATATCCCAGATGGACCAG GCTACCAGGAAAAGTTTTACTTCAATCCAGGCGACACTGGCTTTAAG GTTTTTGAAACTAAGTTTGCAAAAATTGGAGTTG CAATATGCTGGGATCAGTGGTTTCCAGAGGCAGCTCGAGCTATGGTTCTTCAAGGTGCAGAGATTCTTTTGTACCCTACTGCTATTGGGTCTGAACCTCAAGATACTGGACTTGATTCTCGTGATCACTGGAAGCGAGTGATGCAAGGACATGCTGGGGCTAATTTG GTACCTCTAGTAGCTTCAAACCGCATTGGGAAGGAGATAATCCAGACAGAGCATGGAAATAGCGAAATCACATTCTATGGAAACTCTTTTATAGCAG GACCCACTGGAGAAATTGTCATAGCTGCTGGTGATAAAGAGGAAGCTGTTATTGTAGCACAATTTGATCTGGATAAAATCAAATCCAAGAGATATAGTTGGGGAATATTTAGGGATCGGCGCCCAGACCTATATAAGGTGCTTCTGACATTAGATGGCAGCAAACCCTGA
- the LOC117916056 gene encoding eukaryotic initiation factor 4A-3: MAAAATASVVPANRGGRRNGAVDDEKLVFETTEGVEPIMSFDQMGIKDDLLRGIYAYGFEKPSAIQQRAVLPIIQGRDVIAQAQSGTGKTSMIALTVCQMVDTSNREVQALILSPTRELASQTEKVILAIGDFINIQAHACIGGKSVGEDIRKLEYGVHIVSGTPGRVCDMIKRRTLRTRAIKLLVLDESDEMLSRGFKDQIYDVYRYLPPELQVVLISATLPNEILEITNKFMTDPVRILVKRDELTLEGIKQFFVAVEREEWKFDTLCDLYDTLTITQAVIFCNTKRKVDWLTEKMRSNNFTVSSMHGDMPQKERDAIMAEFRSGTTRVLITTDVWARGLDVQQVSLVINYDLPNNRELYIHRIGRSGRFGRKGVAINFVKTDDIKILRDIEQYYSTQIDEMPMNVADLI, from the exons ATGGCAGCAGCCGCAACAGCGTCGGTCGTGCCGGCGAACAGAGGCGGTCGTCGGAACGGCGCCGTCGACGATGAGAAGCTGGTGTTCGAGACCACGGAGGGTGTGGAGCCCATCATGAGCTTCGACCAGATGGGAATCAAGGACGATCTCCTTCGGGGCATCTACGCCTACGGCTTCGAGAAGCCCTCCGCCATTCAGCAGAGAGCGGTCTTGCCCATCATTCAGGGTCGCGACGTCATCGCTCAGGCCCAGTCCGGTACCGGCAAAACCTCCATGATTGCTCTCACCGTTTGCCAGATGGTCGACACTTCCAACCGAGA GGTCCAAGCATTGATCCTATCACCCACAAGGGAACTTGCATCTCAGACAGAGAAAGTGATTCTGGCCATTGGGGATTTCATAAATATACAAGCCCATGCATGTATTGGAGGCAAAAGTGTAGGTGAAGATATTAGAAAGCTAGAATATGGCGTTCACATTGTGTCTGGAACTCCTGGAAGAGTGTGCGACATGATCAAGAGGAGAACATTGCGAACTAGAGCTATTAAACTATTAGTTCTT GATGAATCTGATGAGATGTTGAGCAGAGGTTTCAAGGACCAAATTTATGATGTTTACAGATATCTTCCACCAGAGCTTCAG gTTGTCTTGATTTCTGCTACCCTtccaaatgaaattttggagaTAACGAACAAATTTATGACAGATCCTGTAAGGATCCTTGTGAAACGTGATGAGTTGACTCTAGAG GGTATAAAGCAATTTTTTGTTGCAGTAGAAAGAGAAGAGTGGAAGTTTGACACTTTATGTGATCTTTATGATACTCTTACTATCACTCAAGCTGTTATTTTCTGCAACACGAAACGAAAG GTGGATTGGCTAACTGAGAAGATGCGCAGTAATAACTTTACGGTCTCATCAATGCATGGAGACATGCCTCAGAAGGAGAGAGATGCTATAATGGCAGAGTTCCGTTCTGGTACTACCCGTGTGCTGATCACAACAGACGTCTGGGCTCGTGGGCTTGATGTTCAACAG GTTTCCCTAGTGATTAATTATGACCTTCCAAATAATCGAGAGCTTTACATTCATCGTATTGGTCGTTCTGGTCGGTTTGGACGCAAG gGTGTTGCAATCAACTTTGTCAAAACCGATGATATCAAGATTCTAAGAGACATAGAGCAGTACTACAGTACCCAGATTGATGAAATGCCAATGAATGTGGCCGATCTGATTTAA
- the LOC117916057 gene encoding uncharacterized protein At2g27730, mitochondrial, which produces MATRIAARYVSRRLSSSGKVLGEEEKAAENIYIKKAEQEKLEKLARKGPKPEEKPVTSSGETVTDANPSGPASSTAGVSTDKHRNYAVLAGTAAILGGLGWYLKSSSKKPEVQD; this is translated from the exons ATGGCAACTCGGATTGCTGCAAGATATGTGTCTCGAAGGCTCTCGAGCAGCGGCAAAGTACTTGGTGAGGAGGAGAAGGCTGCTGAAAATATCTACATTAAG AAAGCTGAGCAAGAGAAATTGGAGAAGCTTGCACGAAAG GGCCCTAAGCCAGAAGAAAAACCAGTGACCAGCTCAGGTGAGACAGTGACCGATGCTAATCCTAGTGGCCCAGCCTCCTCAACTGCTGGAGTATCCACTGACAAGCATCGGAACTATGCAGTTTTAGCTGGTACCGCAGCTATTCTGGGTGGTCTGGGATGGTACCTTAAATCAAGTTCAAAGAAGCCAGAAGTTCAGGACTGA